The genomic stretch CGTTTTCCATGCTTTCCGTGGGTATCTTCACGACTGAAAAGCCATGGAAGCAGCCGGGAGGAAGCGCCGTGCCCCATCCCCTGTCCGACTCTCCGCAGCACCGGATCTTCGCCATGCTGGACGTGGACGGTGACGGTGCCATCACCCGTACGGAATACCTCGCCCGGGTCGACCGCGTGGCGGCGGCCATGGACCGCGACGCCCACCATCCGGTCGTCACCGCCGCGCGGGCCGCCCACGAGGCGGTCTTCGCGGACATGGACGCCGACCACGACGGCCGCGTGACCTTCGAGGAGTACCGCGCCTGGGTGGGGCACGAGACCTTCGAACGCTCTTGCCGGCCGGCGCTGGGTTCCTTGTTCGACATCGCCGACGCCGACGCCGACGGGCGCCTGAACCGCGACGAGTTCATCCGCCTGCGCACCGCGGCGGGAAACGCCGGGCCCGATGCCGCCGCGGCCTTCGACGCCCTCGACACCGACGGCAGCGGGCTGATCGACCGCGACACGTACCTGGCGGGCATCAAGACGTTCGTCACCGCCGGCAGTTCCCCCATGGCCGCGGCTTACGGCGCCGGGCGCCCGGTGCTCGAAGCCCGCCCCTGACTACGTGCGCCCCCGCAGCCGGGGGCGTCGACCGTCACCCCGGCACCACCGCCAAGCTCGTCGGCCCACTGGCGCGGCACACGCCCGTCGGCCGCGACGTCGAGGTGATGCGGAACCCGTCCCGAGCGTCAGGCGGGAACCGCGTCACCACGGCGCTCTCACTGCACCTGAACCCGTTCGTCGAACACCCAGCGGCACTCGTCTTGCGTCCCGTTGCTGCCGAGGCTCGGCTGCACGCCGCTGCCCTTGTTGTTGCCGGGAGTGTGGAGATACGTACCCGTGGTGTCCAGCTTGAGCTGGAAGCCGTCGCCGTCGGAGTGGGGGGTGATGTGCCAGGTGCAGTGGTAGCCGTTTTCCTGGGTTGCTCCGCTACCGGGGTGGCAGGTAAGGCACTTGCCGCTGCGCTCGCAGCGCAACCGGTAGGTGCCGTTGTCCGCCCTTTCGAGTGTCCACCGCTGCTGGGGATATCCGCTGTAGGTCCACTGGACGACGGACGTCTGGGCAGTTCCCCCGTCGAGGGCCTTTCCGGTTCCCCGGTTCCAGATCACATAGGACTTGCCGACCTGGAGGGTCGGGCGCTTGAAGGTGTTCAGGCGGATCACCGAGGCGGTCATGTCGATGTCGCCGGCGTCCCAGTTCGCGTCGGGACTGTCGACATAGTCCATGGCGATCACCCCGGTCCGGTGCGTCTTGTAGTAGTACTGCCCTTCGAGGAGCTTGCGTGTCCAGGGGTTGAGGTCCTTGACGTAGCTCCAGGGGGTCCACGTGCTGCCACCCACGCCGTTGGCGCTGAGGTGGTTGACGTACATCTTGTTTCCGTTGAACTGCCAGATGGCGGCCCGCAAATGGGCGTCGATGGCGTTCTTCTTCTTTGCCAGGGTGGGGTCCTTGTACAGGTCTTGGACGGAGAACTGGCTGTCGTCCGAGAACCTGAGGCCTTCTTCCACCCACGGCCAGCCGGTCATCAGCACGATCTTTCCCCGCGCCGTCTTCAGCGTCGGGAAACCGCTGCTGATGTGGAAGTACGAGCGCCACCCCTTCTTGTCCAGATAGTCCTTGAAGATCCTCTTGTACCTGTCACTGTCGGTCGAGTGTTCCTGTTGCACACGCATCAGGACCGTTTCCGTCGGATACTTCTTGAGGAAATCGGCGCAGATCTGCAGAACCTGCCCGAACACCATCTCCTGGTAGTAGCGACCGTGGTGGATCGTGAAGTAGTCGTGCCAGTTCTGGCAGCGGATGTCGATGTAGCGCACTCCTGCGCGCAGTTGCCAGTCGAGAGGCCGGTTCTGGCACTGGGCGAAGCCCGCGCTGCCGCCGGCGTAACGGGCGCAGGACTCGTGTGTGCCGGGGATCGACATGCCGCGGATGTCGGTGTCGTCCGGGATACGGCTCATCCACTGGACGGTCGCCGCGCGCACCCCGCCCAGGTCGCCGGAGCGTGGGAGCGCTTCCCGTGCCTCGACGGGCGGGCGGGTCAGTGACTCGGCCCACGCCGAGGAACGGCCGGAGAATGCCAGCGGCATCCCCGCCCCCACCGTCAGGGCCGCGTCTCGCAAGAACCGTCGCCGGTCCATCTCGGTCATTTCCTGTACCTCTTTCTTCGGCCGGAACCAGCCGAGTCGGGGTGGCGGGGAGTTCCCGCCGTGGAGCGGGAATTTCCCGCCGTATGGCTGCGCCTGTGGCTCGTGTGATTGGGGTGCCGGTTTCCGCGGGAAAGGACGGGACCGCTCCCTGCTGGACGATGACCCCTTCGCCCTTCGCCTGGGCGGTGTCGGTCACGGTCTCCGTCGTGTGGCTGCGCATGTCAGTACGGGCACGTCCCTGCTTTGCAGGGCAGTGTCACCTGGTGGCCGGTGCGGCGGACTCTGAGCGGGCAGTGGCCGCAGCCCTTCGCAGGCAGCAGTGGCGGCCGGGCCCTGGCTGGACCCCGGTCGTCTGAAGAACACGCCGCTGTTCCTCGGCAGAGAGCGGTTCGGTCGCAGGACCGTCCGACCGCTACGAACGAGAAGGGGCCGTCCCCCGTGCTCCGTTGCCGTTACCGGTCAGGGCCGTCGCCTGGCCGGGGCGGGGTTGACGACCATGGAATCGTTTTGGTGGCTGGCCTGGAAACCGAATGCGGAGAGGATCGTGCCGGTGGCGTCGACGACTCCATCAATGATGTCCGGCACGGGGTTTGCTTTCCTGAGGTGACGTCAACCAGTGCGTTACCCCACCTGGTGCAGCGCGCAATCCTGACCCGACCGGTAAGCACTGAACGAGTGACTTGGCCTATTGTCGGACTTGGCTGGGTTGCCTCATCGCGGTGTTGGTGTCAGCGGTTCGCAGGGCGATGGCGACGCTATTGGTCACGAGCGAGCGCTGCGGGGGCCTTGGAGCTTTGCGTGCTCTTGTCGTGGGCGCCGCAAATGCCGCCGAAGTGATCAACCGGTAGATCTCGGTGCCCTGGTGCGGGGCGTACTCGATGGTCCGCATGTCCTGCGGGTCCGCGCCCTGGCAGTGCTCAGCAGAGATGAAGGTCTACGACAGTTACGAGCCTTCGGCCACCTCTCATAACCAGCCGGCGCACGGACGTCATCGCCGCGGGCGCGGCCTCCCGCGGTCCTCGGCCTTCGTCACCCGAACCGAGCACTGCGCAGGTGCGCCGATGCGGTATGTGAGCTACTTGCAGAGCGGGCGCAAGCCAGCTGGTTCTCCCGCTTCCGCGCGCCTGTCTGCGCGTTACGCGCTGTCTTCGGAAGGAAAGGCGATGAAAGCTCTTCGCTGGTCACGCATCACCGCGGGCGTCATATCCGTCGCGCTGACGGTCTTCGGCGGGGCCACCGCCCCGGCCTACTCTGCGCATACGGGTACCCTGCCGCGGCACGACTCCCGCGCACTGCCCCTCGACGGGGAAAAGGACCTGTACGGCCCGTTCAAGCTCTGCGGCCCCAAGGGCGTCTGTTACAAGGGCCCCGCACAGACGGCGCAGGAAAACGAGGCCGTGACATGGCGGGTTTCCGTCGTGAAGCAGGAGGCAAGGTACGCCACGGTGAAACTGACCCACTACAGCCCCGCTTCCCAGTTTCTGCGGATCGACGATCGCTCGGTCAGCGATTCGAAAGAGGGCAGCGAACTGCTGCTGGAAGACACCGGATCCATCTGGACCGAGACGAACCACAAAGACCCCCTCGGCAGGTTCCTCATCGGACGGAACGGGCGTCTGGCGGTCCAGAGCGGGAAAAGGCAGCACGAGGAGGTGAGACTGCTCCACGGGTCCACGGAGATCAACTCGAAGAACATCTCCAGCTACTCGCTCCCCACCAACACCAAGGTCCCTGCGATCGTCTTCGTCCACGGCATGAACGACAGCGCCGGTGCTTTCAGCAACATGAAGAAGAGGTTCCTGGACGCAGGCTGGAAGGAAGGCGACCTGGACGCCTGGGAGTACGACTGGCGCGACGAGCTCACGGGAACCGCGGCAGACCTGCACCAGGAAGTCCAAGGAAGGTTCGGCGGCCGACGCGTGGTGCTCGTCGGACACTCGCTCGGCAGCATCCCCACGCGGCTGATGGCCAGAGGAGTCAATCTGCAGAGCTGGATCTCCCTGGGCGGCCCGAACAACTTCGGCGGCAAGAAAGACCTGGTGGAGGCGCTCCTCAGCCTGGGGAAGGTGGCGAACATCGCCACACTGGGCCAGTCGCAGAAGTACTGCTTGGCGGGCACTCTCATGGCGACAGGCAAAGCATGGGCATCCGTATGCGCGCTCTTGGACTCCGACTTCGTCAGGGAAGTGGACAGCGCGAGATTTGCGCGCGCGCATTCCATCTGCTCGAAAGCGGACACACTGATGGGCTGCTCGACACCCCATCTGAACTGGGGCACCAATCACGAGGTCCAGGGCGTGACCCACCCGAACCTCCCCCGCGACACCACGGTGATCGGCAAAGTGCTTGAGATCGTCGGGAAGAGCATGAACTGCCAGAAGAACATCGCCGTGGACGCATCCGAGATCCAAAAAGGCACCTGTCACGTCTGAGAGCCCGTCGTCGACGTACCCGGCGCGAAGAGGGGCCCGGCCCGCACCGGCACGTCAGCACTTCGCCACCAAGCGCAGCGAGTCCCCTGCTGCCAAGAGCCCCGTGCTGCGAGCCGGTTCAGTGGTCGAGGTCCTGGCGTACTCGGTCGGCGGGCGAGGCCGCGCTCGAAGCCCACTCTGCCGCCGGTACGGGAGCCGGTCCGGCGGGGGCCGTCCGGCGGGGGCCGCGGGATGAGGAAGCCGGGTACGCAGCCGACGGACCGGATCAGCACGGCAAACCATGCCCGGTCCGGCCCGGCGGCCACCACGCGTGGCCGCACCTGCGCGAGATCACTCGGCGAAAACGCCGCGAACCGACCGTCGTCCCGGGTCCCTGGAACCCCACACGTCGCCAACGAGGCGCGTCTTCCATAATGCCTGCATGACGAGGGCCGACGGCTGGGTGCGCTACTGGCGGGACGGGGACCGCCCCGTGGAGGCCATGCACGCGCACTTCTTCGATCACGTCTATCCGCCGCACAGCCACGACACCTATTCCTTCGGCATCACCGACGCCGGCGCACAGCGCTTCCGCTGCCGGGGCGGCCAGCACACCAGCGGCGCCGGGATGGTGATGGCCTTCAACCCGGACGAGGTGCACGACGGGCGGGCCGCGGCGGAACTGGGGTACCGGTACCGCATCGTGCACATCGGCCCGTCCGTGGTCAGCGACATGATCAGCGACGCCACGGACGGGCGTACCGGCGCCCTGCCGCTGTTCCCGGACCCCGTACTGACCGATCACGCGCTCGCCGGGGCCCTCGCCCGGCTGCACGCCGCGCTGGCCGGTCCCGCGGATCCGCTGGTGCGCGACGAGCGGCTGGCCGCGGCCGTCACCGCCATGGCGCGGCGCGGCGCGTCCGCGGTCGCCGCTCCCGTACGCGTCCGGACCCCGGCCGACCGCGCGCGCCGCCAGGCCGCCCGGCGGGCCCGCGCACTCCTGGACGACGCCTACCTGGAGCCGCTGACCGCCGAGCGCCTGGCGGAGGCTGCCGGGTGCAGCCGGTTCGCCCTCTACCGTGCCTTCCGCGCGGAGTACGGCCTGGCGCCCAGCGACTACCAGCGGCAACTGCGTCTGCGTCACGCGCGCACCCTGCTCACGAGCGGTGTCACGCCCGCCGACGCGGCCTCGGTCAGCGGCTTCGCCGATCAGGCGCACTTCGGCCGGTGGTTCCAGCGCGTGTACGGCATCACGCCGGGGGCTTTCCGGCGCGCCTGACCGCCGGCACGGCTCGGCGCACGGCGGTCTGCCCAACGTCGTTCCAGGCCGGGGCCGGCCCGGCCGACCGGAGTTCGCGGATCAGCGCCCGTACCGCCGCCGACTCGGCCGCCTCGGGCGTGGTCACGTAACCGACTTCCCGCCGGGGCGGCCACGGTGTCAGGGGGGTGACGGTGACGTCGGCGGGCGCGCCCGCCAGGGTCAGCATGGGCATGATCGACATGCCCATGCCGCGGGCGATCATCGACAGCACCACGGTGTCGTCCTCGGCCCGGATCGTGGCCGGCGGTATCCAGTCCTGGCCCGCCCACCACTCGCGGGTGTACGAACCGCAGTTCTCGTCCCAGTCGATCAGCGGCAGGGTCCGCGGGTCGACGTGCGCGCCGCCCGCCGGGTGCGCCAGCGCGTACGGCTCCTCGAAGAGCCGGGCACCGACCAGGCCCGGCGGCGGGCCCGCCCCGTCCAGGGTGGCGATGCCCAGGTCGGCCCGTCCGTCGGCGACTTCTCCCGCGGTGCCCCGGCCGATCTCCCGCACGATCCGCACCTCGGGCGACAGGCCCGGGTGGCGGCCGGTCAGCCGCTCCAGTACGGCGGGCAGCAGGTGGGCGGCGGCGCTGCGGAACGCCGCGATGCGCAGCGGGCCGGTGACCGCCCCGTCGCCGGCGCCGCGCACCTCGTGCCCCATCGCCTCCAGCAGTCGCACGATCCGGTGCGCGTAGGCGACCGCCCGGGTGCCCGCGGCGGTCGGGCGGGCGCCGTGCCGGCCGCGGTCGAAGAGCACGGCCCCGAGCTTGCGTTCACAGGTCCGTACGGCATGGGAGACGGCGGACTGGGTCATGCCCAGGCTCGCGGCCGCCGCGGTGAAGCCGCACTCCCGCTCGACGGCGATCAGGATGCGCAGCTCGTGCGGCGCGAGGTCGTTCATGCCGCGAGTATTCCATGAGCGGCATTCATGGAAAGCGCGCTTCCATCGACGCGGACCCCTGCCCACGGCGGCCACGGCTCCTTACGGTGAGCGGAGCGCGGCCGAAGATCATCCGCGTACCACCGCCTCGTACCCCCTTCCCCTCCCAGGAGCCCCCATGACCGGCACGGCCGCCCGCTTCGTCCACCAGATCTCGCGCCCCGACGGCTTCCCGACCGCCGAGAACTTCGCCTTCACCGAAGAGGCCGTCCCCGACCCCGCCCCGGGCCAGGCCCTGGTGGAGAACGTCTATCTCTCCGTCGACCCGTACATGCGGGAGCTGATGGACGGTGGCTGGGACCTGCACGCCCCGCTGGAAGGGCGCTCCATCGGGCGCGTCACCGCGTCCCGTGCGCCGGGCCTGAGGGAGGGCGATCTCGTCTTCCACCGCAAGGGATGGCGCACCCACGCCCTGGTGACGCCGGACGAGATCCGCGTCCTGCCCGATCACCGGGGCGTACCGGCCCGCTCCTACCTGGGCGTGCTCGGCGGTACGGGCCTGACCGCCTACGTCGCGCTCACCCGTACGGCACTCCTGAAGCCCGGTGAGAGCGTCTTCGTCTCCGCGGCGGCGGGCGGCGTGGGCAGCGCGGCGGGCCAGTTCGCCCGGCTGCTGGGCGCGGGCCGTGTCGTGGGGAGCGCGGGCTCGCCGGCCAAGGTCCGGCGGCTGACCGAGGAGTGGGGTTTCGACACGGCCTTCGACTACCACGACGGCCCGGTCGGCGACCTGCTGGCCAAGGCCGCTCCGGACGGCATCGACGTCTACCTGGACAACGTCGGCGGCGACCACCTGGAGGGCGCCATCCGGGGCCTGCGCGAATTCGGCCGCATCGCCTGGATCGGCGCGATCGCGCAGTACCACAGCGCCCGGCCGCCCGCCGCGCCCCGCAACCTCTTCGACATCGTCGAGAAGAGCCTGCGCCTGGAGGGCGTCCTCGTCCGCAACCACCGCGACGCCCAGCGCGAACTGGAGGACTTCCTCGTCCCCCACCTCCAGGCGGGCCGCGTCGTGGACGTGCAGACGGTGGTCGACGGCTTCGACCACGCCGTGGACGCCTTTCTCGGCATGCTGGGCGGTGCGAACAGCGGGAAGATGATCGTGCGGGCGGGGGCGGAGTGACCTCAGGGCCGACCGCAGCGGCCTTCAGTGGCACGGTCTCCCCCACGGCTTCCCCCTCCGGGGCGGGGATCAGCCCTACGGGGCGGAGATCAGCTCTCCGGAACCGGAGCCGAAGGGCCGTGACGCCGGCGGAAGGCGATCAGCTGTGTGCTCGCCCATTCGGCGTACAGGGAGTCGTGCGCCATCAGTTCGGCGTGGGTTCCCCGTGCCCGCACCCGGCCGGCTTCCATGACCAGGATGCGGTCGGCAGTGGTCACGGTGGACAGGCGGTGGGCGACGACCAGGACGGTGGTGCGACGTGCGGTGTCCGTGACGGTCGCACGCAGGGCGGCCTCGTTGGCCGCGTCGAGCTGAGAGGTGGCCTCGTCGAGAAGGAGCAGCCGCGGCCGTCGGAGCAGGGCCCGGGCGATGGCCACCCGCTGCCGCTCGCCGCCGGAGAGCCGACTGCCGCGGTGGCCGACCTGGGTGTCCAAACCGTGCGGCAGACGGCCCGTCACGGTGTCGAGCCGGGCCAGGCGCAGGACGTGGGCGATCTGCTCGTCGGTGGCGTCGTCCGCGCCCAGCGTCAGGTTGTCGCGCAAGGTTCCGGCGAGGACGGTCGGGTCCTGTTCGACGTAGCCGATGGCGGCGCGGAGCTCGGCGAGAGGCCACCGGCGTATGTCCCTGCCGTCGAGCAGCACGCGGCCGGCGTCCGGCTCGTAGAAGCGCTCGATGAGAGCGAAGACGGTGGTCTTGCCCGCGCCGGACGGTCCGACGATCGCCGTCACGCCTCCGGCCGGAACGGCGAAGGAGACATGGCGGTGAACCGCGGGGAGACCTGGCCGGTAGGCGAAGCGCACCTGCTGGAAGGCCACGGTGGCGGGGTGCCGGTCCCGGTGCCGTTCATGAGAGCCGGGAGACCGCTTCGGGGCCGGGACGGCCTCGTCGCCACGCCCCTCCGCTCCCTCGGTCCCCGCTTCCCCGCCCTCCGCTGCCTCGGCCTCCAGCATCTCGGCCTCCCGGATACGTACGGCCGCGGCCGCCCCGATCTGCAACTGCCCGACTCCTTCGACCAGTTGGCCGATCCTGGGGGTGAGGGCGAAGAGGTAGAGCAGGAAGGCGACGAGCGTGGAGACGCCGATGGAGCCGGAGGTCACGCGCGCACCGCCCACTCCGAGCACGACCAGGAAGCAGACCTGGAGGACGACGGCCGACAGGGTCGCGGACACCGCCTCCCACGCGGCGGCGCGGACGCCCGTACGGCGGGCGTGTTCGGCCGCACGGTGCAGTGCCGCGGTCTCCCGCTGTTCGGCGCCCGCCGCCTTGACGGTGCGCAGCGCGCCCAGCGTCCGTTCGAGCCCGGCTCCCATGCGGCCGACGGCTTCCTGCGTGTGCCGGGTGGCCCGGCCGATGTGCGGCGTCACCACCATGACGACAAGGCCGACGAACGCGATCACGGTGAGGGTGACGCCGAGCAGGACGGCGTCCAGCAGTCCCATCATCACGACGGTCGCCACCGTGATCAGAGTGCCGGTGACCGCGGCCGACACGGCCTGGGGGGCGGTGCGTCGCAGCAGTGCGGTGTCGGAGGTGACGCGGGCGATCAGATCACCCGGCTCGGTGTGTTCGATCACCGGCACGCGCAGGCGCGGAAGCAGGTGGGTCAGCCTGCGCCGGACGGCGCAGACGACGGACTCGGCGGAGCGGTCGAGCACATAGTGGCCGAGGCCCGCGAGAAGTCCGCCGGCCACCACCAGCGTACTGAGGACGGCCACAGGCCCGGCGGTCGGCTGCCCGTGGCCGACGAGGTCCATGACGTGCTTGGCCGCCAGCGGCTGGACCAGCCCCAGGACGCTGCCCAGCAGGCCGAGCGCGACACCGGCGAGCATGCGTCCGCGCTGTGGCCGGAGGTGGCCGGCGAGAGCCCGGAGGCCGGACCACGCGGAGCCGTGGCCTGCGAGGCCGGCCGACTGTTCCGCCGGGTGCGCCGGGTGCGCCGGGCCGTCGGTACAGCGGGTGTCGGCCGGGGGCGCGGTGGTCACGGCCTCACTCCACGGTGAAGAAGCGCTGGAAGTAGGAGGCCGGTACGTTCTCGCCGACGAGTTCCCCCTCCGCTTCCACCCAGGCGTGTGCGGCGAACGGCGGGCGGGCGCGGACTCCTACGCACCAGGCGGGCCACTGCCCGTGAAGACGGCACAGCAGCACCGTGGCCAGGGACCGTGGCAGGCATCCCTTGCTCCCTCCGGCGGCCAGGCTCACCGCGAGGACCGTCTGCCGGGCGCGGGCGGCCTCGGCGAGCGTGGCGGGCTTCGCCCCGCGCCGCAGCCAGCCCAGAACGACGCGGATACGGCCGGGCGGCTGGGTGGCCAGTACATGGGCGCAGCCCACCGCCACCCGGGCCGTGAGGCGGCGGGCCAAGGGGACGGAGCGAGGGCGGTAGGGGACCGCTTCCGGCGTCGACATTGCGTACCTCTTCCCTGGGGGCCGGACGTGTGCCCGGTGCGGTGGCTACGGTGCGATGAGGCCCGCCGAGCGCAGGTCGTCGATGATGCGGGTGACGTCCTGAGTGGCCAGGTCGGTGTCGACACCCTCGTAATGTCCGGTCAGTTCCTCCACCGCCTGGTCGATGCCGCAGCCGTCCAGCAGGGTCCGGAGGACGACTGCTGCCGTGGGGTTGAGGGTCCAGTACTCGGCGCTCTTCTGGTCGAGCAGTGCCATGCCGTACTCGGTCTCGGTCAGCAGAACACCGGGTTTCAGCGCGTACATCGCCGTCACCTCTCCTGTTCGGTCAGGGGCCGGGCGGTGCCGGTGTCATGTCGCGGGAGCGCAGCCACACTTCACAGGCCACGGTCGGATGCAGCAGATAGCTCTCCGTCTCCGCGGACAGCGAGCGGCGGCACCATTCCCGCAGGACACCCACGTCGACCAGGCCGAGCCGGCCCAGCCGGGATTCCTCGCAGAGTGCCAGCAGCCGGGCGCGGTGGCGCCGCAGCCCGGTCTCTTCCTCGAAGGTGGCGTTGGCCTTGGTGTCGCGGGTGCGGACGGCTTCGGGCACGATGCCGCGCATGGCCTCGACGATCAGCGGTTTGTACCGCCAAGGGGTGATCCGGTCCGGTGTCCGGACCGCGAGGCAGGCTTCGATGACACGATCGTCGTAGTACGGTGCCGCCACGGTGATCCCCAGGGGTGCCGCCATCTGCCCGATGTGCCGGGTCCACTGGGAGATACCGTCCATCGCGGCCAGTTCCCGGTGTTCACC from Streptomyces albofaciens JCM 4342 encodes the following:
- a CDS encoding ABC transporter ATP-binding protein, translating into MTTAPPADTRCTDGPAHPAHPAEQSAGLAGHGSAWSGLRALAGHLRPQRGRMLAGVALGLLGSVLGLVQPLAAKHVMDLVGHGQPTAGPVAVLSTLVVAGGLLAGLGHYVLDRSAESVVCAVRRRLTHLLPRLRVPVIEHTEPGDLIARVTSDTALLRRTAPQAVSAAVTGTLITVATVVMMGLLDAVLLGVTLTVIAFVGLVVMVVTPHIGRATRHTQEAVGRMGAGLERTLGALRTVKAAGAEQRETAALHRAAEHARRTGVRAAAWEAVSATLSAVVLQVCFLVVLGVGGARVTSGSIGVSTLVAFLLYLFALTPRIGQLVEGVGQLQIGAAAAVRIREAEMLEAEAAEGGEAGTEGAEGRGDEAVPAPKRSPGSHERHRDRHPATVAFQQVRFAYRPGLPAVHRHVSFAVPAGGVTAIVGPSGAGKTTVFALIERFYEPDAGRVLLDGRDIRRWPLAELRAAIGYVEQDPTVLAGTLRDNLTLGADDATDEQIAHVLRLARLDTVTGRLPHGLDTQVGHRGSRLSGGERQRVAIARALLRRPRLLLLDEATSQLDAANEAALRATVTDTARRTTVLVVAHRLSTVTTADRILVMEAGRVRARGTHAELMAHDSLYAEWASTQLIAFRRRHGPSAPVPES
- a CDS encoding LysR family transcriptional regulator — protein: MNDLAPHELRILIAVERECGFTAAAASLGMTQSAVSHAVRTCERKLGAVLFDRGRHGARPTAAGTRAVAYAHRIVRLLEAMGHEVRGAGDGAVTGPLRIAAFRSAAAHLLPAVLERLTGRHPGLSPEVRIVREIGRGTAGEVADGRADLGIATLDGAGPPPGLVGARLFEEPYALAHPAGGAHVDPRTLPLIDWDENCGSYTREWWAGQDWIPPATIRAEDDTVVLSMIARGMGMSIMPMLTLAGAPADVTVTPLTPWPPRREVGYVTTPEAAESAAVRALIRELRSAGPAPAWNDVGQTAVRRAVPAVRRAGKPPA
- a CDS encoding NADP-dependent oxidoreductase, whose translation is MTGTAARFVHQISRPDGFPTAENFAFTEEAVPDPAPGQALVENVYLSVDPYMRELMDGGWDLHAPLEGRSIGRVTASRAPGLREGDLVFHRKGWRTHALVTPDEIRVLPDHRGVPARSYLGVLGGTGLTAYVALTRTALLKPGESVFVSAAAGGVGSAAGQFARLLGAGRVVGSAGSPAKVRRLTEEWGFDTAFDYHDGPVGDLLAKAAPDGIDVYLDNVGGDHLEGAIRGLREFGRIAWIGAIAQYHSARPPAAPRNLFDIVEKSLRLEGVLVRNHRDAQRELEDFLVPHLQAGRVVDVQTVVDGFDHAVDAFLGMLGGANSGKMIVRAGAE
- a CDS encoding lasso peptide biosynthesis PqqD family chaperone; protein product: MYALKPGVLLTETEYGMALLDQKSAEYWTLNPTAAVVLRTLLDGCGIDQAVEELTGHYEGVDTDLATQDVTRIIDDLRSAGLIAP
- a CDS encoding esterase/lipase family protein, encoding MKALRWSRITAGVISVALTVFGGATAPAYSAHTGTLPRHDSRALPLDGEKDLYGPFKLCGPKGVCYKGPAQTAQENEAVTWRVSVVKQEARYATVKLTHYSPASQFLRIDDRSVSDSKEGSELLLEDTGSIWTETNHKDPLGRFLIGRNGRLAVQSGKRQHEEVRLLHGSTEINSKNISSYSLPTNTKVPAIVFVHGMNDSAGAFSNMKKRFLDAGWKEGDLDAWEYDWRDELTGTAADLHQEVQGRFGGRRVVLVGHSLGSIPTRLMARGVNLQSWISLGGPNNFGGKKDLVEALLSLGKVANIATLGQSQKYCLAGTLMATGKAWASVCALLDSDFVREVDSARFARAHSICSKADTLMGCSTPHLNWGTNHEVQGVTHPNLPRDTTVIGKVLEIVGKSMNCQKNIAVDASEIQKGTCHV
- a CDS encoding phosphatidylinositol-specific phospholipase C domain-containing protein, producing the protein MTEMDRRRFLRDAALTVGAGMPLAFSGRSSAWAESLTRPPVEAREALPRSGDLGGVRAATVQWMSRIPDDTDIRGMSIPGTHESCARYAGGSAGFAQCQNRPLDWQLRAGVRYIDIRCQNWHDYFTIHHGRYYQEMVFGQVLQICADFLKKYPTETVLMRVQQEHSTDSDRYKRIFKDYLDKKGWRSYFHISSGFPTLKTARGKIVLMTGWPWVEEGLRFSDDSQFSVQDLYKDPTLAKKKNAIDAHLRAAIWQFNGNKMYVNHLSANGVGGSTWTPWSYVKDLNPWTRKLLEGQYYYKTHRTGVIAMDYVDSPDANWDAGDIDMTASVIRLNTFKRPTLQVGKSYVIWNRGTGKALDGGTAQTSVVQWTYSGYPQQRWTLERADNGTYRLRCERSGKCLTCHPGSGATQENGYHCTWHITPHSDGDGFQLKLDTTGTYLHTPGNNKGSGVQPSLGSNGTQDECRWVFDERVQVQ
- a CDS encoding EF-hand domain-containing protein; its protein translation is MPHPLSDSPQHRIFAMLDVDGDGAITRTEYLARVDRVAAAMDRDAHHPVVTAARAAHEAVFADMDADHDGRVTFEEYRAWVGHETFERSCRPALGSLFDIADADADGRLNRDEFIRLRTAAGNAGPDAAAAFDALDTDGSGLIDRDTYLAGIKTFVTAGSSPMAAAYGAGRPVLEARP
- a CDS encoding lasso peptide biosynthesis B2 protein, translating into MSTPEAVPYRPRSVPLARRLTARVAVGCAHVLATQPPGRIRVVLGWLRRGAKPATLAEAARARQTVLAVSLAAGGSKGCLPRSLATVLLCRLHGQWPAWCVGVRARPPFAAHAWVEAEGELVGENVPASYFQRFFTVE
- a CDS encoding AraC family transcriptional regulator; translation: MTRADGWVRYWRDGDRPVEAMHAHFFDHVYPPHSHDTYSFGITDAGAQRFRCRGGQHTSGAGMVMAFNPDEVHDGRAAAELGYRYRIVHIGPSVVSDMISDATDGRTGALPLFPDPVLTDHALAGALARLHAALAGPADPLVRDERLAAAVTAMARRGASAVAAPVRVRTPADRARRQAARRARALLDDAYLEPLTAERLAEAAGCSRFALYRAFRAEYGLAPSDYQRQLRLRHARTLLTSGVTPADAASVSGFADQAHFGRWFQRVYGITPGAFRRA